Proteins encoded together in one Thermodesulforhabdus norvegica window:
- a CDS encoding ABC transporter permease subunit, with translation MRVEKKTAIYFPALICLSLSGLFLPSFIKNDYLFVILNVVAFNGIAVTGLNLLYDATGQVSLGHAVFYGLGAYTTAVLSVTFGLPLWTAWMGSVAMVLVSSFILAFPTLRLHGHYMVMATLGCNIILTVILNQWESLTGGPSGFPGIPELSAGFVELSTDRGFFRLAWIALLGFAFATVALQKSGVGKIFRAIRQNEIATECCGTNTTGYKIFAFVLSALYAGIAGILYAHYMSFISPKTFGVFRSLEWVTMAVVGGMGNVLGGILGAFVLTLLPELLHALEELQVLFYGIVLMSVLILCPQGMVPAIRSLVDRFSALTETEACGDKSLKKKTLRGATPVRAGRNCGKLRIEGLSVNFGGLQALSSVSVTFDPGRIHAVIGPNGAGKTTLFNAVCGIVKPRSGKIFLGDLEITGFSPHKIALSGIGRTFQVPQLYSEFSVRDHVFVGMCVGRLPLNGMIGDDVDEVLRFFDLLELSELKVGEVSLFDKKRIELARALAANPAYILVDEPGGGLNEEEKEAVARYLFALTKVGVTPIVVDHHMDLVMNVAERVVVLHQGQIIADGTPDEIVENPRVADAYLGSRQKVLSGGRVERGCEGCGNA, from the coding sequence ATGAGAGTGGAAAAAAAGACCGCAATATATTTCCCGGCCTTGATATGCCTATCACTTTCCGGACTATTTTTGCCGTCCTTTATAAAGAACGATTACCTTTTCGTGATTCTAAATGTGGTGGCCTTTAATGGGATTGCCGTCACGGGGTTGAATCTTCTTTACGATGCCACGGGTCAGGTTTCTCTGGGACATGCCGTTTTTTACGGACTCGGGGCTTATACAACTGCCGTTCTTTCTGTTACCTTTGGGCTTCCCTTATGGACGGCCTGGATGGGTTCCGTTGCGATGGTTCTGGTTTCTTCCTTTATTCTTGCCTTTCCCACCTTGAGGCTCCACGGCCACTATATGGTCATGGCAACGCTGGGGTGCAATATAATTCTGACCGTGATCCTTAACCAGTGGGAATCCCTTACGGGAGGACCTTCGGGATTTCCGGGAATTCCCGAACTCTCTGCAGGCTTTGTAGAACTGTCGACCGACAGGGGTTTTTTCAGGCTGGCGTGGATTGCACTTCTGGGTTTCGCTTTCGCTACGGTGGCTCTTCAGAAAAGTGGCGTGGGAAAGATATTCAGGGCCATACGGCAAAACGAAATTGCGACGGAGTGCTGTGGTACAAACACAACGGGATACAAGATCTTTGCCTTCGTTCTGAGTGCACTCTACGCAGGCATTGCGGGAATTCTTTACGCTCACTACATGTCCTTTATAAGCCCGAAGACCTTCGGAGTTTTTCGATCCCTGGAATGGGTTACCATGGCAGTTGTGGGCGGGATGGGAAACGTTCTGGGGGGTATTCTCGGAGCTTTTGTGCTTACCCTTCTGCCCGAGCTTCTTCACGCTCTTGAGGAGTTGCAGGTTCTTTTCTACGGCATAGTTCTGATGTCTGTGCTCATTCTCTGCCCTCAGGGGATGGTGCCAGCGATTCGCTCTCTTGTGGATCGCTTTTCTGCTCTTACCGAAACGGAGGCGTGTGGAGACAAAAGCTTAAAGAAAAAGACTCTTCGTGGTGCCACTCCCGTTAGAGCCGGGCGTAATTGCGGAAAACTCCGTATTGAAGGCCTGTCGGTAAATTTCGGCGGGCTTCAGGCTCTTTCGTCCGTAAGTGTTACCTTTGATCCCGGCCGTATTCATGCCGTGATCGGTCCCAACGGTGCGGGCAAAACGACTCTTTTCAATGCAGTGTGCGGGATTGTAAAGCCCCGATCGGGAAAGATTTTTCTGGGCGATCTGGAGATTACCGGATTTTCGCCGCATAAAATTGCCCTTTCGGGAATAGGGCGAACCTTTCAGGTGCCCCAGCTTTATTCTGAATTCTCGGTGCGGGACCATGTCTTTGTGGGGATGTGTGTCGGAAGGCTTCCCCTGAACGGGATGATTGGCGATGATGTGGATGAGGTCCTGCGGTTTTTCGATTTGCTGGAGCTTTCCGAGCTGAAGGTCGGTGAGGTTTCACTCTTCGACAAAAAGCGCATTGAGCTGGCCAGGGCTCTGGCTGCAAACCCTGCGTACATCCTGGTTGATGAGCCCGGAGGCGGCCTTAACGAAGAGGAAAAAGAGGCCGTTGCCCGATATCTTTTTGCCCTGACAAAGGTTGGGGTTACCCCCATCGTCGTGGATCATCACATGGATCTTGTAATGAACGTTGCCGAAAGGGTTGTTGTTCTCCATCAGGGGCAGATCATCGCCGACGGGACGCCCGATGAGATCGTTGAAAATCCCCGTGTTGCCGATGCCTATCTGGGTTCGCGGCAGAAGGTTCTGTCAGGGGGACGGGTGGAACGAGGTTGCGAAGGGTGCGGCAATGCTTGA
- a CDS encoding ABC transporter ATP-binding protein, producing the protein MLEVCGLSCGYGGTGGRVLNGIDLDVKAGEIVVILGSNGAGKSTLLRAVIGLIRPVHGEIRFRGRRINEESTDRITSMGLVLVPENRALFGTMSVQENLELGGYLRDKAEVNETLEMVYGLFPVLRERKRQSAATLSGGEQQMLAIGRALMTRPSLLMLDEPSLGLAPLVVDEIYRTLVELNSKRALTLLVVEQDVSRALDVADRIYVMENGRVVFRGKPEELTGTDILKRAYFGSRKEKRG; encoded by the coding sequence ATGCTTGAAGTATGCGGCCTTTCGTGCGGGTACGGTGGAACCGGAGGAAGGGTTCTCAACGGGATTGACCTGGATGTGAAGGCCGGAGAGATCGTCGTGATTCTGGGAAGTAACGGTGCAGGAAAGAGCACTCTGCTCAGAGCCGTTATCGGGCTCATCAGGCCTGTACACGGCGAAATCCGGTTCAGGGGGCGCAGGATTAACGAAGAGAGCACTGACAGGATTACTTCCATGGGATTGGTTCTGGTTCCCGAAAATAGAGCCCTTTTCGGGACCATGAGCGTTCAGGAAAACCTGGAACTGGGAGGGTATCTCAGGGATAAGGCCGAAGTGAACGAAACTCTGGAGATGGTCTATGGGCTTTTTCCGGTCCTGCGGGAGCGGAAACGTCAGAGTGCCGCAACCTTAAGCGGCGGGGAACAGCAGATGCTTGCAATCGGTCGGGCACTTATGACTCGACCTTCGCTTCTCATGCTTGATGAGCCTTCTCTGGGGCTTGCGCCTCTCGTGGTTGACGAAATATACCGAACCCTTGTGGAACTTAACAGTAAAAGGGCTCTTACTCTTCTTGTCGTGGAGCAGGACGTATCGAGAGCTCTGGACGTGGCCGATAGGATCTACGTTATGGAGAACGGACGGGTTGTTTTCCGGGGGAAGCCTGAAGAACTTACAGGTACGGACATATTGAAACGTGCATATTTCGGAAGCAGGAAGGAGAAAAGGGGATGA